One window of the Perca fluviatilis chromosome 5, GENO_Pfluv_1.0, whole genome shotgun sequence genome contains the following:
- the vwa1 gene encoding von Willebrand factor A domain-containing protein 1 isoform X1 codes for MELSVDEIPQPGAVIPKPGGKCRDHTCGLGRASVLNCCEGDVLFLLDSSGSVSAYEHSRMLTFLSELLLPFSLGEDQVRIGLLQVGTRPRLEFGFGTHSTQSGLQGALENTKPLRGDTNTVEALRMAKEWVLRPGTADGARAGLPRVLVWLTDGVKPGDVIGPMAELQEEGVAVLVVSTGHGNYQVLRQVVTPPVESHLYFVDIDDMSIITEDLRDAIIEIIRAERINIRDVSTNSATLQWRPVLSGLAGYYEIHFGPLPTGGGGDGGTGTGTSPSTGGSDFQRLTPSADSSTARLTGLKPDTTYTATLTPRSNEQEFNKLSVTFKTKPEVLSPAVVTVSESGQTSIRVSWGHPQPETVASYYIEYSALPRGKLHAVTVGRTQNSTLLTNLQPDTTYLVTVSARHTSGMEKAMSVKVCTEEVTPALADLQLTTVGSDSVQVDWKSSVGSLRGYWLTWEAQQSSVTGQRSSLYLPPDSLSTRLTHLPPETRVCVSPIYRTARGEGLCCTAQFHSDALSYGFQS; via the exons ATGGAATTGTCAGTTGATGAAATCCCACAGCCTGGGGCAGTGATTCCCAAACCAGGGGGCAAATGCAGGGACCACACATGCGGCCTGGGAAGAGCTTCAG tgctgaaCTGCTGCGAGGGCGACGTCCTCTTCTTATTGGATTCCTCTGGAAGTGTGTCGGCCTATGAGCACTCCCGCATGCTCACCTTCCTGTCTGAGCTCCTCCTCCCCTTTTCGCTGGGAGAGGACCAGGTGAGGATAGGACTTCTGCAGGTGGGCACCCGACCACGCCTCGAGTTTGGCTTTGGCACCCATAGTACCCAGAGTGGCCTGCAGGGGGCTTTGGAGAACACCAAACCTCTCAGGGGGGACACCAACACAGTGGAGGCACTGAGAATGGCAAAAGAGTGGGTGCTGAGACCTGGAACAGCAGACGGGGCCCGGGCGGGGCTCCCTAGGGTGCTGGTGTGGTTGACTGATGGGGTGAAACCAGGTGATGTGATTGGACCAATGGCTGAGCTGCAGGAGGAAGGCGTGGCTGTGTTGGTGGTCTCCACTGGGCATGGCAACTATCAGGTGTTGAGGCAGGTGGTGACTCCGCCTGTGGAAAGCCACCTGTACTTTGTGGACATTGATGATATGAGTATCATCACAGAGGACCTGCGGGATGCCATCATTG AGATTATCCGAGCTGAGCGAATCAACATCCGTGAcgtctccaccaactctgccACGCTCCAGTGGCGACCCGTTCTGTCCGGTTTGGCGGGGTACTATGAGATTCACTTTGGTCCGCTTCCgacgggaggaggaggcgatgGAGGAACTGGAACTGGGACCAGTCCGAGCACCGGCGGTAGTGATTTCCAGAGACTAACCCCATCTGCAGATTCCAGCACTGCCAGGCTAACAGGCCTGAAGCCTGATACCACCTATACCGCCACACTGACCCCAAGGTCTAATGAACAAGAGTTTAACAAACTCTCCGTCACCTTCAAAACAAAGCCAG AGGTGCTGAGCCCAGCTGTGGTAACGGTCTCTGAGTCGGGGCAAACCAGCATTCGGGTGAGTTGGGGTCATCCTCAGCCGGAGACGGTCGCAAGTTACTACATCGAGTACTCCGCCCTGCCCAGGGGCAAGCTCCACGCTGTCACCGTGGGCCGAACGCAAAACTCCACGCTCCTCACCAACCTCCAACCAGATACCACTTACTTGGTCACCGTTAGTGCCCGGCACACCTCGGGCATGGAGAAGGCCATGTCTGTCAAAGTGTGTACTGAGGAAG TGACTCCAGCCCTGGCAGACCTCCAGCTGACCACAGTGGGTAGTGACTCAGTGCAGGTCGATTGGAAGAGCAGCGTAGGCAGTCTGAGGGGCTACTGGCTCACCTGGGAGGCACAGCAAAGCTCTGTCACTGGCCAGCGCTCCTCTCTCTATTTGCCTCCGGACTCTCTGTCAACGCGCCTCACACACCTCCCCCCAGAaactagagtgtgtgtgtcacccATTTACCGGACAGCGCGAGGAGAGGGACTGTGTTGCACGGCACAGTTCCATTCAG ATGCATTATCATATGGCTTCCAGTCATAG
- the vwa1 gene encoding von Willebrand factor A domain-containing protein 1 isoform X2 — MESHMLFTWMLLCILLRQSATQNPAPEGVLNCCEGDVLFLLDSSGSVSAYEHSRMLTFLSELLLPFSLGEDQVRIGLLQVGTRPRLEFGFGTHSTQSGLQGALENTKPLRGDTNTVEALRMAKEWVLRPGTADGARAGLPRVLVWLTDGVKPGDVIGPMAELQEEGVAVLVVSTGHGNYQVLRQVVTPPVESHLYFVDIDDMSIITEDLRDAIIEIIRAERINIRDVSTNSATLQWRPVLSGLAGYYEIHFGPLPTGGGGDGGTGTGTSPSTGGSDFQRLTPSADSSTARLTGLKPDTTYTATLTPRSNEQEFNKLSVTFKTKPEVLSPAVVTVSESGQTSIRVSWGHPQPETVASYYIEYSALPRGKLHAVTVGRTQNSTLLTNLQPDTTYLVTVSARHTSGMEKAMSVKVCTEEVTPALADLQLTTVGSDSVQVDWKSSVGSLRGYWLTWEAQQSSVTGQRSSLYLPPDSLSTRLTHLPPETRVCVSPIYRTARGEGLCCTAQFHSDALSYGFQS, encoded by the exons ATGGAGAGCCACATGTTGTTTACATGGATGCTGTTGTGTATCCTCCTGCGGCAGTCGGCTACACAGAACCCCGCACCTGAAGGAG tgctgaaCTGCTGCGAGGGCGACGTCCTCTTCTTATTGGATTCCTCTGGAAGTGTGTCGGCCTATGAGCACTCCCGCATGCTCACCTTCCTGTCTGAGCTCCTCCTCCCCTTTTCGCTGGGAGAGGACCAGGTGAGGATAGGACTTCTGCAGGTGGGCACCCGACCACGCCTCGAGTTTGGCTTTGGCACCCATAGTACCCAGAGTGGCCTGCAGGGGGCTTTGGAGAACACCAAACCTCTCAGGGGGGACACCAACACAGTGGAGGCACTGAGAATGGCAAAAGAGTGGGTGCTGAGACCTGGAACAGCAGACGGGGCCCGGGCGGGGCTCCCTAGGGTGCTGGTGTGGTTGACTGATGGGGTGAAACCAGGTGATGTGATTGGACCAATGGCTGAGCTGCAGGAGGAAGGCGTGGCTGTGTTGGTGGTCTCCACTGGGCATGGCAACTATCAGGTGTTGAGGCAGGTGGTGACTCCGCCTGTGGAAAGCCACCTGTACTTTGTGGACATTGATGATATGAGTATCATCACAGAGGACCTGCGGGATGCCATCATTG AGATTATCCGAGCTGAGCGAATCAACATCCGTGAcgtctccaccaactctgccACGCTCCAGTGGCGACCCGTTCTGTCCGGTTTGGCGGGGTACTATGAGATTCACTTTGGTCCGCTTCCgacgggaggaggaggcgatgGAGGAACTGGAACTGGGACCAGTCCGAGCACCGGCGGTAGTGATTTCCAGAGACTAACCCCATCTGCAGATTCCAGCACTGCCAGGCTAACAGGCCTGAAGCCTGATACCACCTATACCGCCACACTGACCCCAAGGTCTAATGAACAAGAGTTTAACAAACTCTCCGTCACCTTCAAAACAAAGCCAG AGGTGCTGAGCCCAGCTGTGGTAACGGTCTCTGAGTCGGGGCAAACCAGCATTCGGGTGAGTTGGGGTCATCCTCAGCCGGAGACGGTCGCAAGTTACTACATCGAGTACTCCGCCCTGCCCAGGGGCAAGCTCCACGCTGTCACCGTGGGCCGAACGCAAAACTCCACGCTCCTCACCAACCTCCAACCAGATACCACTTACTTGGTCACCGTTAGTGCCCGGCACACCTCGGGCATGGAGAAGGCCATGTCTGTCAAAGTGTGTACTGAGGAAG TGACTCCAGCCCTGGCAGACCTCCAGCTGACCACAGTGGGTAGTGACTCAGTGCAGGTCGATTGGAAGAGCAGCGTAGGCAGTCTGAGGGGCTACTGGCTCACCTGGGAGGCACAGCAAAGCTCTGTCACTGGCCAGCGCTCCTCTCTCTATTTGCCTCCGGACTCTCTGTCAACGCGCCTCACACACCTCCCCCCAGAaactagagtgtgtgtgtcacccATTTACCGGACAGCGCGAGGAGAGGGACTGTGTTGCACGGCACAGTTCCATTCAG ATGCATTATCATATGGCTTCCAGTCATAG